DNA from Elaeis guineensis isolate ETL-2024a chromosome 2, EG11, whole genome shotgun sequence:
ACCGAACGATTGCAGACTCGTCACCACGTGGTGTGTCTCGCCTCTTTGGGGCGTTTCATTTGGACAGCGGTTGTAGCTTTCGAGCGCGTAAGAAGGCCTCGCCTTCCTTCGCGCGAATCCAGCGTTGGATCATCAGCTCTGCGCTTTGGATACGTTCAGAAGGATGATTGACGGATTCGGATCGCTTTGCCTGCTGTGCGGAgggtgatccaacggtggattcgaAGGAAGGAAGGTCAATCCTTACTTCagcgcgaaagatacaaccccaaTCCGTTCCATTTCCCCGACTCCCAGTCCTCGCCCAATTAATCCTAGTTCTTCTCTCTCTAATAAATGATCCCGGCCCGGCCCCACTTTTTGCCTCCCACTGTTACACGGAACACCACtccaggatatatatatatatatatatacacacacgcacacatgTACACCTCACTCCGAGGTATGGGTGAACTCGGAAAATAGATCAAgatccgagagagagagagagagagagagagagagagagagagatgaagaaaTCCTGGCGGAGGTTCTTCATCGACTGCTTGAAATGCTCGCCCTCCACCCCGAAAGAAGTGGTGGCGGTGGACGGGGAGGATAATAATGTCCAGGTGGTGGAAAAGAGGAAGCCTGGTGGCTGGAAATGCATGCCCTACATCATCGGTTCGTTTCCAATTAATACCTGTTCTTTTTTCCATTGTTATTACGATCGGTTGTTCGATAGATGGATGGAATTAGTAAGGGGGAAATTATATGGCGATAGGAAATGAGACGTTCGAGAGGGTGGCGTCCTCCGGGCTGACGGCGAACTTCACCGTGTATCTGGTGAGCAGGTACCACATGAAGCAGGTGGCAGCGGCCAATTTCGTGAACGTTTACAGTGGGGTGGCGAACTCTGCGCCGCTGCTGGGGGCCTTCATCTCCGACGCCTACTGGGGCCGCTTCCGCACCCTCGCCTATGCCTCCGTCGCCTCCCTCTTGGTATGTACGCCCCCCCCCCCCATCCTCCTCTCGcgctctcaaatttttatttccttgATATGTACACCTCCCTCTTGGTATATCCGCCCCACCTCCATCTTCCTTTCTCTGCCGTCAGAAAGAGGGGTGTGAGAGTACGGACGGCACCACCAACTAGACCTCCACTAGGGTAGTGTAACGGCAATGTTCCGAGGTACTCTGTGTGGGGAAGAAATCGATCCTGAGCCGTTGATTTCAGACTCCGGGTTTGATTGGAGTgacgacttttttttttttttttttgaagaaaattggagtgACGACCTTGATTGACGAAACGACGGACTTGCGCGTTTTTGTTGGGTGTCGGGACATGGGGGTCGGGTGATACGGTTCGGCCAGCATATAGGTCACTGAAATCTAGTTTATTTACTTGTAAATCTTCAACTTTTTCTCAGATTTTAAGAAGTTAGTTCCTCGTATTATATGATATTATTCGCGCTTCCTTTTAGTCTGCTTAAGCTAAATGTGTCTTAGATCGTTTTGATTGGAGGAACACTtcgtaatttttgaaatttatatactaattataaGCATATAAAGTAATGAATGTATGTTCATTTATCTATGATTGAATAGATAGGCAAGGAAAGAACTTGTGTTCGTGATGTAAGTCAAGAGGACTGGTCATAATATAATTACAGTAGTCGGTTGCGTGGTTAGCCTGAAGGTTAATGAGACTGCAGAAATAATATGCCAAAAACTGTTGTGTGCACTTTTTCATTTACCAAGATTCTGACCCACAAATTGAAATagcaaaattagatttaaaaaaaatacaaaccatgtttttttttgtttaaactcTTCTTTGCATGTTAAGTTGCTGGAAAACATGTGAAGGAAATGAAGCCTCAATAGAAGTTCCCTGCATCCTACCCccccacacacaaaaaaaaagaaagaaagaaaaaaaaaggaagttcCCCGTAGTCATGGGACTCACGGGATCTGGTCTACCAGACTAGGAACAACTGAATGGTAGACGTTAACTTTATTTGTCTTATATCCTTTAAAGCGGCACTACATTTGGTAACTCCAACCTGCTCTCCATTTTACTTTTCCCCTTCCTATTCGATTGACCGTTGTACAAGGAAAGCCttaaattatttttactatattCGTGGCGCAAATGATACGGATGCTTTTCCCCTCGGTAAGATTAACGGAGACGCCCCTGCTGCGCCGGCGCATTTGGTGTGATTTCATGATGGGTGATGgaacataatagtaaaataatcCAGTTCTGTTTGAGCTGTGCAATGTTGAATTATTATAGAAGACATATATAATGCTATAATATACACCCGCCAGCTCGCAGCTTTTTGTTTTTGGTATGTccgcttttttttttgtttgttttgaaTGCGATGTAAATGTCCACATGAAAAAAGTGGTTGGAGTAGGTTCTTTAATGTAGTCATGCTGGTTTAAATAAGAATCCATACGGGTCCAATCAAACACCCAAGTTCTGTCAGAGTTCGGCTGATTCAGGActctagagtttttttttttttttcttttttgtggaaGTAAAGGAGGAGCTGAAGCTGTATTAGAAAAAGGAAAACATGAAAGAGAACCACGAACCCAAGGAAGAAGTAAGAGAACAAAACAGTAAAACAAAAGATTACATAAGACATACAACGACTATTGAGAGCAAAAGCCCGTAAGGAGGACTTTAGAGTTTGCAATAGAGCTAACTTTGTAGAGCCAATAATTGGCTACCTAAAGGAAACATGTTcgctttaacaaaaaaaaaaaaaaaaaaggaaacatgtTTGGAAAATATATGTTTGTGTATAGTGTATTGCTAAGGATCATTAATTTGGATAACATTTAAAACTAATTCAAAAAATTTCCTTGGTTTAGGGGTTTATAAAAAAAGAGTGCTGTTACAGTAAGATCAAGGGATACAAAAGACGAAATTTGATACAAGTGCTTAGCTGACCTGATGATCCAGCAAAAACTCACATTAAAATCAAACATCATGACAATATTATGTTGGATTATAATTAGTATATCATTGAATATATTCATTAATTCTTCTGTATTGTTTAGAAACTGTCCATATTAAACGTTTCTTGGTTCTCCTGGCTGAACTAAATCATTTAAATAGTTTTGAACGTTCAATATCTACTTATAATTACCCTTCCTCATAGCTTGGTTGCATTTTAATGATTTGACCACAAGGTACACATGTATTTGTTTGTTCTTTTGGGAATATGTTTTTGTACAATCTTAGGACCAACGATATGTTGTTTCAAAATTATAGTCTCACTCTACTCAACAGTCACATGTACTTGAAACCATTTTATTCAACATATATATAGGAGTGTTGCTAAAGCTCCCAACAGCTCACATGCCCTTCAATTATTAAAATGATATTAATGGAAACTTTAGGGTGACTCGCCTGCTTAAATTCCAAATTCTTGGCAAGGAGCATTTAATGCATCATATGCTCCAGAAGTCCTTTCGATACCTATAATTACCATAAATAAAAACTTGTGCCCGATGATATAATTTcactggatttttttttaataagtctttTAACCACTAATGGATAATTCTATTAATCTAATCATGACGACGGACAAAAAAACTACAGGGAATGGTGGTCATGACCCTCACGGCGGCGATCCCCCAGCTCCGGCAGCAGAGCTGCAGCCCCGCAGCCGAGCAGGCAGGGCAATGCGAGGGCCCAACAAGGTCCCAGCTGGGCGTCCTCATCCTCTCCCTCGCCCTCATGTCGGTCGGCTCCGGCGGCATCCGGCCGTGCAACCTGCCCTTCGGCGTGGACCAGTTCGACAAGACCACGGAGTCCGGCCGGCGCGGCCTCGCCAGCTTCTTCAACTGGTACTACTGCACCTCCACCGCCGCCATCATATTGGCGATGACCTTAATAGTATACATCCAGAGCAGCATCAGCTGGCCGGTGGGGTTCGGCATCCCGGCCGGCCTGATGGTGATTTCGATAACTCTGTTCTTCCTTGGGATGAGGCTCTACGTGTACGTGCCGGTGGAGGGCAGCGTGTTCTCCGGCATCGCGCAGGTGTTTGTGGCGGCGTACAAGAAGCGGAAGCTGGAGCTGCCAGCGAAGGACGATGTGGTGGGGCAGGAGAGAATGCTGTACGACCCGCCGACGGTGAGCCATGGGGTGATGAAGCTTCCGCTGACGCCGCAGTTCAGGTCAGGCTCTTGGCCGTTtgctcggattttttttttttttttttttgatttaagtgCAACAGTGGGTGTCTCGGGACTTGGGTGTTTACTTTCCCGGCAATTCAAGTTGGGTCCTTGGGGGgggtttgataattgatatcctaGAGGTTCCTAGATTTGTGTAGTCGAGCACATGGTGCGTACGGACTAGGGTACGCCACCAGGGTACGTACACTATGGTGTGCCCTGTGGTGGTCCAAATATCAGGACTTGCCGTGCCTAGGAATCTCTTGGGACAAACTTCTACCAGAAAATTGCCAAATGCCAAGCAATGAAGCTAACAGTTGCTGAGTGCAAAGATACAGTCTTAATGGTACAGGCTTCACTTGCGTGTTCCAGAGAGAGGAGCAAGCAACCAGGAGGGGAAAAGTGAAACAAAATTTGacgaaaatttttattaattgtaGACAAAATCCTAAGCCACCTTTAGACGAGCCTCAACAAAGTTGACTAAAAATAGGAAACCTgtctaaaaataaaaagaaatatgttAGAACTAAAGTCAGAAACTAATACTAGTTGCGAATGAAAAATTCAACGGAATTTTGATCAGAAACCCCCGAAAGTCCAATATCGAAATGCTGAGGACTGGGATCTTCGGCGACGAAATTGTGGCTCCTACGAGAACCATCTGGCATGGTGAAACTAGTTATCATTCAAGTCCTAACCATGCTTAAAAGAGTACAGACTAGTGTCTATTTGGGAAACATTATGGGAATATCAAAGGCGTTTTATGAAATAAAGAAAACCAGTGGTAATTAAGTAAATTTGGGTTGATAGAACATCACTGAGGTGGATGCTGCGTCGATCTCTGTTTGATTCAACAGCTAGCTAGATTAGAGTGTGACTGCTGGCAGAAACAAAAAATCGAATGTGGTGGATCCCCAGATTGTTGAACAAATCTAGTCGATCTCGAATTTTGCAGTTTCTTGAACAAAGCGGCGGTCATATGCGAGGGAGATACGAAAGAAGACGGCACCCCGGCGAACTCATGGAGGCTATGCAGCGTCCAACAGATAGAAGAAGCAAAATGCCTCATCCGCATCCTCCCCATCTGGCCCGCCGGCCTCTCCTGTTTCGTAGCATTAGCTCAGCAGTGGACTTTCGTCATCCTCCAATGCTTGAAGATGGATCGCCACCTGGGCCCACGCTTTCAGATCCCCAGCGCCTCCGTCCCCATCGTCGCCTTGCTCGCCCTCACCCTCTTCATCCCCATCTACGACCAGCTCTTCGTCCCGCTGGCCCGGAGGTTCACCGGGATAGAGAGTGGGATCACCCTTCTCCAGAGGCAGGGAGCGGGGATCGTGATGGCCGCCTTGTCGATGGTGGTGGCGGGCGTGGTGGAGCGCAAGCGGCGGGACTCGGCCGTGGCCCACGGCGGTCTCTACGGGTCGTCGCCGCTGTCCGCCGCGTGGCTCGTACCGCAGCTCGTTCTGATGGGCGTAGCGGAGGCGTTCAACGCGATAGGGCAGGTGGAGTTCTACAACCGGCAGTTCCCGGAGCACATGCAGACCATAGCGGCGGCGTTCTTCACGTGCAGCTTGGCCGGGGCGAGCTATCTGAGTGCCATCCTCGTGTCCGCCGTGAGGAAGTATACCAGCTGGTTGGAGGACGACAACAACATGAATGCCGACAGGCTCGACTACTTCTATTATCTGATAGCCGTCTTAGAGGTGGTGAATACCCTCTATTTCCTGGTTGCTGCCCATTTCTATCGCTACAAGGGTGCTGCTACCGAGGTGGAACTGAAGGAAGTAAGGGAGGCGAGGGCGGCCACTCAGGCACAGGGGACGACTACTGGTGAAGGTATATGTTAGGAAGGCATGCTGCTTGGTGTAGCATATAGTCATCGCGgtgtttttactttttttttttttttttttttccttttcaaggTAATGGCATAGCCATCGTTGGGCTGTATAAGTGATTTCAGATTCGgacaaaatttaaaaagtttatcAGAAGTTCCAGAAATTCATATaacgaagaaatttttttttaaaaaaaaaaaaactttctgacGTATTTAAATAAGTATAAAAGAGGCAACAGTAATATAtgatagccaaaaaaaaaaaaaaaacagtacgAGCAACAATATATGGTACCATTAGTTtgtgatatataaaatttttgaaattagcgatgaataatttaaaaataaattgtaaAGTTCATGCATGATTTAAGAATAATTGGAGTACTTCTGGATTGTTTTGTTTTAAAAGAATAATTTGGAAAGCGGCACCCCGGAAGGACATCATGGCTGGGTGGCGTGGAGCATTGCAAAGGAGTTGCGAGTCTCCTGCCATGAAATGGAGTGGCAACCTGTATTAGAAGAGAAAAAGGTGGATAAAAAGAGGATGATGTCCAGGGAGAGTGGAAGGATTTGTGTGCTCGTGGTTTTCGGCTCATTCCATCGTGAAAAAGAGTCCAGAATGAAAAAATAAGTCCGAAATTGTAGTGGGCTAGGCCCCGTGCTACAATGGTTGGGTGCATGCGTTAGCTTTTTAGTTTGCTAATCGTAATGCCTCCTTCCCCCTACACGTTTCCGGATCCATTTAAATTGCCATGGCTGGCATTGTTATGTCGATTCGATCCTTCGCCTTTTTAGGTGCAAAGCAATCAACAattcaaaatatcaaaaaatgaacACTACGGGCATCAACGACCACGAGGAAAGAAGGCCGAGTACCATACAAGTACGCGCATGTAGCCCAAAAGGAGGCCTAACAAGTCCGAAAAACAGAAAGTCGTAACTCCACCAAAGGAGCAAGAAAAGGACATCGATGCCCCAACATGGGTGTGCGCGTGATATATGCACCTCCTCTTTCCCTTGCGTCAACATCGGTGGAACCATGCCCTCCTCGCTTCCTCGAGCAGGACGCAGAGCGCCCAACCAGAGCCATGGCTCCGGAACCTACGAGGACATTGGCACACAACGAGAGCGGGAGGAAAAATCGTGTTGAAGCAGGCGCCGAGGAAGGAAGAAGAATGCTAGAGCAAGACGTTTGTTAATTTTGGTGAAGTAGCAGAACTGAAAAGAAAAACATGGCCGCAAGCAAGGACGCTTCTGACGGCCAAGGAATCAGGCCAAGAAGCCAGATCCGTCCAAAGCACAGAGGCAGATTTCCTGGACTTTAGGTCTctagaatgggaggagagaggaTTCAGGTGCTGTAATACCCAGGCTCAAACAAACTGGGCTGGTCCTGACAagggggaaaaaataaaaaaataaaaaaaataaatgtacGAATTGTAAAGCATTGGACCAAACAAAAAAAGAGGCCGGCACGTGCTGTGCTGGACGGAAGGGTTGGACTCCATCGGAGGCCTCTTCCTTCTCCCGATCAACTTCCGGTCGGAGTCGAAAATCACCATCAAAGAGGAGTTGAACTCCTCTCCTCCAGTTCAAAATTTAAAGGGAAGAGGGCTTCCCTCTCATTTCCATTACATACCAAGGCCCAAACCGGAGGTTCATCGGAGTTTTGTTCCCTTCTTCTCTTCCCAGGCCCTTCATTGTGCTCATCGGACGCATGATCCAATCGCCGCTGGAATCTGGATAAGATCCTCTGATTTTCAAATTAGTTTGGTTTGCCATCTACCCTAGCCCATGGAGCTCGATTTTTCGACCGGCAATTGCCGAATTTTTCCTAGAAATTCCTACCCCTGTTTTCCCTGATTTCCTCCCCTTTCTTTTGATATTTCCAGTGTCGGTAGCCATTGCCGACCCCGGGTTTGAGATCCACCAGCCAATGTCGTAGTCTCAGCTGTTACCAGCTAGAGCCATGCCGGTGGTGATCCATTGTTCCAGGAATAAACGGGGGGAAGAAATCCCCTGTTTCATCGTGAAaccaaaggaagagagagaaagaaaggaagagaagaaaaaaaaaaaaaagaaagaaaagagagaaagaaaaaaaaaaaaaaaagggacaaaaaaaagagagcaactaAGATTTTCTCACCTTTCATTTTCTatcaactttctctctcttatctatacgattttctctctaatttctctctctagaaacaTCTCACTTTCTCCGCCTATAAGATTTTATCTTTACAAACGGTTCTCTTTAGATTGTGTCTCTTTTCTAGAAGGTTCTAGGTCCCAGAAAGATCTCTAATAGTTTTGATAGATTTTGTAAAAGGATCTTAACTGTTGACTGTCGGACAGTTTGCTGTCTCCATCTTGATTGGATCGAGTATTATTAAATTTCATCATTGATTGCATCCTAATATGATCTTTGAATTTTACTTGATCAATTGGATATCCTAGATTGAATCAATAGAAAAGTCGATCATTATCGCTCAACCAGTCCTgtaagaattttaaaatttaaaatttttattttaaaaataattatgattaaattttgataaaaatataattttgaat
Protein-coding regions in this window:
- the LOC105053989 gene encoding protein NRT1/ PTR FAMILY 2.13, producing MKKSWRRFFIDCLKCSPSTPKEVVAVDGEDNNVQVVEKRKPGGWKCMPYIIGNETFERVASSGLTANFTVYLVSRYHMKQVAAANFVNVYSGVANSAPLLGAFISDAYWGRFRTLAYASVASLLGMVVMTLTAAIPQLRQQSCSPAAEQAGQCEGPTRSQLGVLILSLALMSVGSGGIRPCNLPFGVDQFDKTTESGRRGLASFFNWYYCTSTAAIILAMTLIVYIQSSISWPVGFGIPAGLMVISITLFFLGMRLYVYVPVEGSVFSGIAQVFVAAYKKRKLELPAKDDVVGQERMLYDPPTVSHGVMKLPLTPQFSFLNKAAVICEGDTKEDGTPANSWRLCSVQQIEEAKCLIRILPIWPAGLSCFVALAQQWTFVILQCLKMDRHLGPRFQIPSASVPIVALLALTLFIPIYDQLFVPLARRFTGIESGITLLQRQGAGIVMAALSMVVAGVVERKRRDSAVAHGGLYGSSPLSAAWLVPQLVLMGVAEAFNAIGQVEFYNRQFPEHMQTIAAAFFTCSLAGASYLSAILVSAVRKYTSWLEDDNNMNADRLDYFYYLIAVLEVVNTLYFLVAAHFYRYKGAATEVELKEVREARAATQAQGTTTGEGIC